A window of the Panulirus ornatus isolate Po-2019 chromosome 65, ASM3632096v1, whole genome shotgun sequence genome harbors these coding sequences:
- the LOC139746501 gene encoding PCNA-associated factor-like isoform X2 — protein sequence MNKTQLGSLARELQVKMVRTRADAGATKVSAAKAPRKVLTSSRGGGTSSSSSPSGKSTSKDRYAGGNSYNPQPIPEWQKGIDSFFKVVNKPQSGEASGNNSKEETPGSSQSTESSSDFTKNGMVSDDDDT from the exons ATGAACAAAACACAACTGGGCTCCCTGGCGCGTGAG CTGCAAGTGAAAATGGTCCGAACACGTGCTGATGCAGGGGCCACTAAGGTATCTGCTGCCAAAGCTCCTAGGAAGGTTTTGACTTCTTCAAGAGGTGGTGGTACTTCtagctcctcttcaccttctggCAAGTCTACAAGCAAAGATAG GTATGCTGGTGGCAATAGTTACAACCCTCAACCAATACCAGAATGGCAGAAGGGCATTGATTCCTTTTTCAAAGTAGTCAACAAGCCCCAGTCTGGAGAAGCTAGTGGCAACAACAGCAAAGAGGAGACTCCTGGGTCTTCACAGTCCACAGAAAGTTCAAGTGATTTTACCAAGAATGGCAtggtgtctgatgatgatgatacttaa
- the LOC139746501 gene encoding PCNA-associated factor-like isoform X1, giving the protein MNKTQLGSLAREQLQVKMVRTRADAGATKVSAAKAPRKVLTSSRGGGTSSSSSPSGKSTSKDRYAGGNSYNPQPIPEWQKGIDSFFKVVNKPQSGEASGNNSKEETPGSSQSTESSSDFTKNGMVSDDDDT; this is encoded by the exons ATGAACAAAACACAACTGGGCTCCCTGGCGCGTGAG CAGCTGCAAGTGAAAATGGTCCGAACACGTGCTGATGCAGGGGCCACTAAGGTATCTGCTGCCAAAGCTCCTAGGAAGGTTTTGACTTCTTCAAGAGGTGGTGGTACTTCtagctcctcttcaccttctggCAAGTCTACAAGCAAAGATAG GTATGCTGGTGGCAATAGTTACAACCCTCAACCAATACCAGAATGGCAGAAGGGCATTGATTCCTTTTTCAAAGTAGTCAACAAGCCCCAGTCTGGAGAAGCTAGTGGCAACAACAGCAAAGAGGAGACTCCTGGGTCTTCACAGTCCACAGAAAGTTCAAGTGATTTTACCAAGAATGGCAtggtgtctgatgatgatgatacttaa